A portion of the Phaeobacter porticola genome contains these proteins:
- the gcvP gene encoding aminomethyl-transferring glycine dehydrogenase, producing MAFKLTDYEAYDFANRRHIGPSPREMADMLKVIGFNTLDELIDATVPPAIRQKEALDWGSAMTERDALFHMKEIAGKNKVLTSLIGQGYHGTTTPAPILRNILENPAWYTAYTPYQPEISQGRLEALLNFQTMVSDLTGLPVANASLLDEATAAAEAMAMAHRGSRSKANNAAFFVDKNCHPQTVAVIKTRAEPLGIDVVVAEPAELDAGAVFGAIFQYPGTHGHVTDFSDQIAALHEHKGIAVVAADILSLALLKPPGEMGADIAIGSTQRFGVPMGYGGPHAAYMATSDKLKRSMPGRIIGVSIDARGNKAYRLSLQTREQHIRREKANSNVCTAQALLAVIASMYAVYHGPDGIKAIAQSVHRKTARLAAGLEEAGFKVEPEVFFDTITVEVGHLQKTVMEAAVQRGINLRRVGETKVGISLDEQTRPETIEAVWGAFGIERKDDSSNKQYRLPEAMLRDSAYLTHPIFHKNRAEAEITRYMRRLADRDLALDRAMIPLGSCTMKLNATIEMIPVTWPEFSNLHPFVPEDQAQGYHQMIDDLNDKLCQITGYDAISQQPNSGAQGEYAGLLTIRGYHASRGQAHRNVCLIPTSAHGTNPASAQMVGWKVVPIKADEDGNIDVADFREKAEKHSDHLAGCMITYPSTHGVFEETVQEVCQITHDHGGQVYIDGANMNAMVGLSRPGDIGGDVSHLNLHKTFCIPHGGGGPGMGPIGVKAHLIEHLPGHPEYGTAVGPVSAAPFGSPSILPVSWAYILLMGGGGLTQATKVAILNANYIAARLKDAYPILYTSTTGRVAHECILDTRPLDTEAGVSVDDVAKRLIDSGFHAPTMSWPVAGTLMVEPTESEPKDELDRFCEAMLSIRSEAQDIIDGKIDAENNPLKHAPHTVRDLVGEWDRPYSREQACFPPGNLGVDKYWPAVNRVDNAYGDRNLICTCPPMEDYAEDAE from the coding sequence ATGGCCTTCAAACTGACTGATTACGAAGCCTACGACTTTGCCAATCGCCGCCACATCGGGCCAAGCCCGCGTGAAATGGCTGATATGCTGAAGGTGATCGGCTTCAACACCCTCGATGAGCTGATCGACGCCACCGTGCCGCCTGCCATCCGCCAGAAAGAGGCGCTGGACTGGGGTTCGGCGATGACCGAACGCGATGCGCTCTTCCACATGAAAGAGATCGCGGGCAAGAACAAGGTCCTGACCTCCCTGATCGGCCAGGGCTACCACGGCACCACCACGCCCGCGCCGATCCTGCGCAATATTCTGGAAAACCCCGCCTGGTACACGGCTTACACGCCCTACCAGCCCGAGATTTCGCAGGGCCGTCTTGAGGCGCTGTTGAACTTCCAGACCATGGTCAGCGATCTGACCGGCCTGCCGGTGGCCAATGCCTCGCTGCTCGACGAAGCCACTGCCGCCGCCGAAGCCATGGCGATGGCCCATCGTGGGTCGCGCTCCAAGGCGAATAACGCGGCCTTCTTCGTGGACAAGAACTGCCACCCGCAAACCGTCGCCGTGATCAAGACCCGCGCCGAGCCTCTGGGCATCGATGTTGTGGTTGCCGAACCGGCAGAGCTGGACGCGGGCGCCGTCTTTGGCGCGATCTTCCAGTATCCCGGCACCCATGGTCACGTCACCGACTTCAGCGACCAGATCGCCGCCCTGCACGAACACAAGGGCATCGCAGTTGTGGCCGCCGACATCCTGTCGCTGGCGCTGCTGAAACCCCCCGGTGAAATGGGCGCAGATATCGCCATCGGCTCCACCCAGCGATTTGGCGTTCCCATGGGCTACGGCGGCCCGCACGCGGCTTATATGGCGACCAGCGACAAGCTGAAACGCTCCATGCCCGGCCGGATCATTGGTGTGTCCATCGACGCGCGTGGCAACAAGGCCTATCGCCTGTCGTTGCAAACACGCGAACAGCACATCCGCCGCGAAAAAGCCAACTCCAACGTCTGTACTGCACAGGCGCTGCTGGCGGTGATCGCATCGATGTATGCCGTCTACCACGGCCCCGATGGCATCAAGGCGATTGCCCAGTCCGTCCACCGCAAGACTGCGCGTCTGGCGGCTGGTCTGGAAGAGGCCGGGTTCAAGGTTGAGCCGGAAGTCTTTTTTGACACCATCACCGTCGAAGTTGGTCACCTGCAAAAAACCGTCATGGAAGCCGCTGTGCAGCGGGGCATCAACCTGCGCCGCGTCGGCGAAACCAAGGTTGGTATCTCGCTGGACGAACAGACCCGCCCCGAAACCATCGAGGCCGTCTGGGGTGCTTTTGGCATCGAACGCAAGGACGACAGCTCCAACAAGCAGTACCGTCTGCCCGAAGCCATGCTGCGCGACAGCGCGTATCTCACGCACCCGATCTTCCACAAGAACCGGGCCGAAGCAGAGATCACCCGCTACATGCGCCGTCTGGCCGACCGCGATCTGGCGCTGGACCGCGCGATGATCCCGCTTGGCTCCTGCACCATGAAGCTGAACGCGACCATCGAAATGATCCCGGTCACCTGGCCGGAATTCAGTAACCTGCACCCCTTCGTTCCCGAAGATCAGGCGCAGGGTTACCACCAGATGATCGACGATCTGAACGACAAGCTGTGCCAGATCACCGGCTATGACGCGATTTCCCAGCAGCCGAACTCTGGTGCGCAGGGTGAATACGCAGGCCTTTTGACCATTCGCGGCTACCACGCATCGCGTGGCCAGGCGCATCGCAATGTCTGCCTGATCCCCACGTCGGCCCACGGCACCAATCCTGCCTCCGCACAGATGGTTGGCTGGAAAGTGGTTCCGATCAAAGCTGACGAAGATGGCAACATTGATGTCGCAGATTTCCGCGAAAAGGCAGAGAAGCATTCTGACCATCTTGCGGGCTGCATGATCACCTACCCCTCTACCCACGGCGTGTTTGAAGAAACCGTGCAAGAGGTCTGCCAGATCACCCATGATCACGGCGGTCAGGTGTACATCGACGGCGCCAACATGAACGCAATGGTGGGTCTGTCTCGTCCGGGTGACATTGGCGGTGACGTCAGCCACCTGAACCTGCACAAGACCTTCTGCATTCCGCATGGTGGTGGTGGCCCCGGCATGGGTCCGATTGGCGTCAAGGCGCATCTGATAGAGCACCTGCCAGGTCACCCGGAATACGGCACCGCCGTGGGTCCGGTGTCGGCGGCGCCGTTCGGTTCGCCCTCGATCCTACCGGTCAGCTGGGCTTATATCCTGCTGATGGGTGGCGGAGGCCTGACTCAGGCAACCAAGGTGGCAATTCTCAACGCCAACTATATCGCAGCGCGCCTGAAGGATGCTTATCCGATCCTCTACACCTCGACCACAGGCCGGGTTGCGCATGAGTGCATTCTGGACACCCGCCCCCTCGACACCGAGGCCGGAGTCAGCGTGGACGATGTGGCCAAGCGTCTGATCGACAGCGGGTTCCACGCACCGACCATGTCCTGGCCGGTCGCAGGCACCCTGATGGTGGAGCCGACGGAATCCGAACCCAAGGACGAGCTGGACCGCTTCTGCGAGGCTATGCTGTCCATCCGTTCGGAAGCACAGGATATCATCGACGGTAAGATTGATGCCGAAAACAACCCGCTGAAGCACGCACCGCACACTGTGCGCGATCTGGTCGGTGAGTGGGATCGCCCCTATTCGCGCGAGCAGGCCTGCTTCCCTCCGGGTAACCTTGGTGTTGATAAATACTGGCCGGCGGTGAACCGCGTCGACAACGCCTATGGCGATCGCAACCTGATCTGCACCTGCCCTCCGATGGAGGATTACGCAGAGGACGCAGAATAA
- the gcvH gene encoding glycine cleavage system protein GcvH, translated as MTTYYSEDHEWITVEGDTATLGITKHAADQLGEVVFVEQQDSGEEFEKGGEIGVIESVKAASEIYAPLDGEITAVNEDLADNPSALNEDPEGAAWIYKIKLSDSAQLEDLMDLDGYKALIG; from the coding sequence ATGACCACCTATTATTCCGAAGATCACGAATGGATCACCGTCGAGGGCGACACCGCCACGCTCGGCATCACCAAACACGCGGCTGATCAGCTGGGCGAAGTTGTCTTTGTCGAGCAGCAGGACAGCGGTGAAGAATTCGAAAAAGGCGGCGAGATCGGCGTCATTGAATCGGTGAAAGCGGCGTCGGAAATCTACGCGCCTCTGGATGGTGAAATCACCGCCGTGAACGAAGATCTGGCCGACAACCCCAGCGCCCTGAACGAAGACCCCGAAGGCGCGGCCTGGATCTACAAGATCAAGCTCTCCGACAGCGCCCAGCTGGAAGATCTGATGGATCTGGACGGCTACAAGGCCCTGATCGGCTGA
- the gcvT gene encoding glycine cleavage system aminomethyltransferase GcvT, with translation MTDAPKRTPLYDLHVALGGKMVDFAGWEMPVQYPMGIMGEHKQCREKAALFDVSHMGQVILRGDNVGEKLEAICPQAYATLKEGKARYGFFTNEDGGIMDDLIVSNAGDHYFVVVNAALRHQDIPHMKAHLDGVEVTEIFDRALVAVQGPAAENVVGDLCPAAREMKFMETIVADIDGVECRLSRLGYTGEDGYEISIPDADAERITKLFLAHDDCEPAGLGARDSLRLEAGLCLYGNDIDQSTSPIEASLAWAIQKRRKEEGGFPGADRIQKELADGAAKKLVGIKPSGRAPARQHVEIQCAEGNTIGEITSGCFGPTVGGPVAMGYVAAPHGKTGEQVKLIIRGKAHDAEIVALPFVTQNYKR, from the coding sequence ATGACCGACGCGCCGAAACGTACTCCGCTCTATGACCTGCATGTCGCCCTCGGCGGCAAGATGGTCGACTTTGCCGGCTGGGAAATGCCGGTTCAATATCCCATGGGCATCATGGGAGAGCACAAGCAGTGCCGCGAGAAAGCTGCGCTGTTCGATGTCAGCCACATGGGTCAGGTGATCCTGCGCGGCGACAACGTCGGCGAGAAACTGGAAGCGATCTGCCCGCAGGCCTATGCCACCCTCAAGGAAGGCAAGGCGCGCTATGGTTTCTTTACCAATGAAGACGGCGGCATCATGGATGACCTCATCGTCTCCAACGCGGGCGACCATTATTTCGTGGTGGTGAACGCGGCCCTGCGTCATCAGGACATCCCCCACATGAAGGCGCATCTCGACGGCGTTGAAGTGACCGAGATCTTCGACCGCGCGCTGGTGGCTGTTCAGGGCCCCGCCGCTGAAAATGTAGTGGGCGATCTGTGCCCCGCTGCCCGTGAGATGAAATTCATGGAAACCATCGTCGCCGATATCGACGGTGTGGAATGCCGCCTGTCGCGCCTCGGCTACACCGGCGAAGACGGCTATGAGATTTCCATCCCCGATGCAGACGCCGAACGCATCACCAAACTGTTCCTCGCGCATGATGACTGCGAGCCGGCTGGTCTGGGCGCGCGTGACTCCCTGCGTCTGGAAGCGGGTCTCTGCCTCTATGGTAACGACATTGACCAGTCCACCTCTCCGATTGAGGCCTCGCTGGCCTGGGCGATCCAGAAACGCCGCAAGGAAGAGGGCGGTTTCCCCGGTGCTGACCGTATCCAGAAAGAGCTGGCCGACGGTGCCGCCAAGAAACTGGTCGGGATCAAACCCTCCGGTCGCGCCCCTGCCCGTCAGCACGTTGAGATCCAATGCGCCGAAGGCAACACCATTGGTGAAATCACCTCCGGTTGTTTTGGACCCACCGTCGGCGGCCCGGTCGCCATGGGCTATGTCGCTGCCCCGCACGGCAAAACCGGCGAACAGGTCAAACTGATCATTCGTGGCAAGGCCCATGACGCAGAAATCGTCGCCCTGCCATTCGTCACCCAGAACTACAAACGCTAA
- a CDS encoding alanine/glycine:cation symporter family protein translates to MEVLNSIVGYINGIVWGPLMLVLILGVGLFLQIGLKLMPILRIGTGFALLFKGREAGDGDGQITPFNALMTALSATIGTGNIAGVATAVFLGGPGALFWMWMTALVGMATKYSEAVLAVKYREQDGQGNYVGGPMYYIKNGLGQKWAWLGFAFALFGAIAAFGIGNGVQANGVAQVLETNFGFNPSITGIVLMALTGAVILGGITRIGAVAGKLVPFMAVSYITIGLLVLIINADQLGNALGLVFTYAFTPSAAEGGFAGAAVWAAIRFGVARGVFSNEAGLGSAPIAHAAAETKGPVNQGLIAMLGTFIDTIIVCSITGLAIIASGAWTSGESGAALTSLAFETSLPGFGGYVIAIALSIFAFTTILGWSYYGEKCVGYLLGAKVLIGYRVLWIVAIYFGATADLGFIWLLADTLNAMMAIPNLIALALLSPVVFKVTKEFFASNGQTEEPSKGAAE, encoded by the coding sequence ATGGAAGTTCTGAATTCAATTGTGGGCTATATCAACGGGATCGTCTGGGGCCCGCTGATGCTGGTCCTCATTCTCGGCGTCGGTCTGTTCTTGCAGATCGGGCTGAAGCTGATGCCGATCCTGCGCATTGGCACCGGCTTTGCGCTGCTGTTCAAAGGCCGTGAAGCTGGCGATGGCGACGGTCAGATCACCCCGTTTAACGCGCTGATGACCGCGCTGTCCGCCACCATCGGCACTGGCAACATCGCCGGCGTTGCAACCGCCGTGTTCCTCGGCGGTCCCGGCGCGCTGTTCTGGATGTGGATGACCGCACTCGTGGGCATGGCCACCAAATATTCTGAGGCCGTGCTGGCGGTGAAATACCGCGAGCAGGACGGTCAGGGCAACTATGTCGGCGGCCCGATGTATTACATCAAAAATGGTCTTGGCCAGAAATGGGCTTGGCTGGGCTTTGCCTTTGCCCTGTTCGGTGCAATTGCCGCCTTTGGGATCGGCAACGGTGTGCAGGCCAACGGTGTGGCGCAGGTGCTGGAAACCAACTTTGGTTTCAACCCGTCCATCACCGGTATCGTGCTGATGGCGCTGACCGGTGCCGTCATCCTCGGCGGCATCACCCGCATTGGTGCGGTGGCCGGTAAGCTGGTGCCTTTCATGGCCGTCAGCTATATCACCATCGGTCTGCTGGTGCTGATCATCAACGCCGACCAACTGGGCAACGCCTTGGGTCTGGTTTTCACCTATGCCTTCACCCCTTCCGCTGCTGAAGGTGGCTTTGCCGGTGCCGCTGTCTGGGCCGCGATCCGCTTTGGTGTGGCGCGTGGCGTGTTCTCGAACGAAGCTGGTCTGGGCTCCGCTCCGATTGCGCATGCCGCAGCTGAGACCAAAGGTCCGGTAAACCAGGGTCTGATCGCGATGCTGGGCACGTTCATCGACACCATCATCGTCTGCTCCATCACCGGTCTGGCCATCATCGCCTCCGGCGCCTGGACATCGGGCGAAAGTGGTGCTGCGCTGACCTCGCTGGCGTTTGAAACCTCCCTGCCCGGCTTTGGCGGCTATGTGATTGCCATCGCGCTGTCGATCTTTGCCTTTACCACCATTCTGGGCTGGTCCTACTATGGCGAGAAATGCGTCGGCTACCTGCTGGGCGCCAAGGTGCTGATCGGCTACCGTGTGTTGTGGATCGTGGCGATCTACTTCGGTGCGACCGCTGATCTTGGCTTCATCTGGCTGCTGGCAGACACGCTGAACGCCATGATGGCGATCCCGAACCTGATCGCTCTCGCCCTGCTGAGCCCGGTTGTCTTCAAGGTGACCAAGGAGTTTTTTGCCTCCAACGGGCAGACTGAAGAGCCGAGCAAAGGCGCGGCAGAATAA
- the lipA gene encoding lipoyl synthase produces MNVPMPRLRHPEKSKKADSEIPRKPKWIRRKKIESAEYFETRRLMRDHNLTTVCEEAACPNIGECWSKRHATMMIMGEVCTRGCSFCNVSTGRPDALDAFEPGRVAQAVKKLALRHVVITSVDRDDLEDGGAEHIAQTIRAVRHQTPGTTIEVLTPDFLGKGNAAEIVFEAAPDVFNHNLETVPHLYPRVRPGARYYSSLRLLDDAKRANPQVFTKSGLMVGMGETLEDLRQVMDDLRAADVDFLTVGQYLQPTPKHHPIDRFVTPEEFEQIERMARSKGFLGVSATPLTRSSFHADEDFAALKEARNRQLASVNAGGDGTA; encoded by the coding sequence ATGAACGTCCCGATGCCGCGGCTCCGCCACCCGGAAAAGTCGAAAAAGGCCGATAGCGAGATCCCGCGCAAGCCGAAGTGGATTCGCCGCAAGAAAATCGAGAGCGCGGAATATTTCGAAACACGCCGCCTGATGCGGGACCACAATCTGACCACCGTCTGCGAAGAGGCCGCCTGCCCCAATATTGGCGAATGCTGGTCCAAACGCCACGCCACCATGATGATCATGGGCGAGGTCTGCACCCGCGGCTGTTCCTTCTGCAATGTCTCCACCGGCCGCCCCGATGCGCTGGATGCCTTTGAACCCGGCCGCGTGGCACAGGCCGTGAAGAAACTGGCGCTGCGCCATGTGGTGATCACCAGCGTTGACCGCGACGATCTGGAGGACGGCGGCGCCGAACATATCGCCCAGACCATCCGCGCCGTACGCCACCAGACCCCCGGCACCACGATTGAGGTGCTGACCCCGGATTTCCTCGGCAAGGGCAACGCCGCAGAGATCGTGTTTGAGGCCGCGCCGGATGTGTTCAACCACAATCTGGAAACCGTACCGCACCTCTACCCCCGTGTTCGCCCCGGCGCGCGCTATTACAGCTCGCTGCGCTTGCTGGATGATGCCAAACGCGCCAATCCGCAGGTGTTCACCAAATCCGGCCTGATGGTTGGCATGGGCGAAACACTGGAAGATCTGCGTCAGGTGATGGATGATCTGCGCGCAGCCGACGTCGATTTCCTGACCGTGGGTCAATATCTGCAGCCCACCCCGAAACACCATCCGATTGATCGCTTCGTCACCCCTGAGGAGTTCGAGCAGATTGAGCGGATGGCCCGAAGCAAAGGGTTCCTTGGTGTCTCGGCGACACCTCTGACCCGCTCATCCTTCCACGCGGATGAAGATTTTGCAGCGCTGAAAGAAGCCCGGAACCGGCAGCTCGCCAGCGTCAATGCAGGGGGAGACGGCACAGCGTAA
- the lpdA gene encoding dihydrolipoyl dehydrogenase → MSLYDLIVIGGGPGGYVAAIRAAQLGLKVACVEGRGTLGGTCLNVGCIPSKAMLSSSGKYESLSHLAGHGIAIDGARLDLDAMMARKDKIVGDLTKGIAFLFKKNGVDLIEGWASIPAVGKVKVGDEIHETKNILIATGSEPTPLPGVDIDEGDVVSSTGALTLPEVPKHLVVVGAGVIGLELGQVWSRLGAKVTVVEYLDRILPGIDGEIAKLAQRALSKRGLKFQLGRALKFIDRSDEGLTLTLDRVGKDKEEQLVADKVLIAIGRRPVIRGLGLEALGVSVNARGFVEVDERFSTSVEGIYAIGDCVPGPMLAHKAEEDGVACVEMLAGQAGHVDYNTVPGIVYTDPEVASVGKTEEALKDAGTDYIVGKFTFMANSRARAQGETDGAVKVLATPEGQILGAHICGAHGGDLIAELVLAMTKGATVGEVAATCHAHPAMAEAVKEACLDAMGRAIHA, encoded by the coding sequence ATGAGCCTATATGACCTGATCGTTATTGGTGGTGGCCCCGGCGGCTATGTCGCAGCCATTCGCGCGGCTCAGCTTGGTCTGAAGGTTGCCTGTGTCGAAGGGCGTGGAACCCTGGGCGGCACCTGTCTTAATGTGGGCTGCATCCCCTCCAAGGCGATGCTCTCCTCCTCCGGTAAATACGAAAGCCTGTCGCATTTGGCCGGTCACGGGATTGCTATTGATGGCGCCCGGCTGGATCTGGACGCGATGATGGCGCGCAAGGACAAGATTGTCGGCGATCTCACCAAGGGCATCGCCTTCCTGTTCAAGAAGAACGGCGTTGATCTGATCGAAGGCTGGGCCAGCATCCCTGCTGTTGGCAAGGTGAAGGTCGGTGACGAGATCCACGAGACCAAGAATATCCTGATTGCCACTGGTTCCGAACCCACCCCGCTGCCGGGTGTCGACATCGACGAGGGCGACGTGGTCTCCAGCACCGGCGCGCTGACCCTGCCAGAGGTGCCCAAGCATCTGGTGGTGGTCGGCGCCGGTGTCATCGGGCTGGAGCTGGGTCAGGTCTGGTCGCGGCTTGGTGCGAAGGTCACCGTGGTCGAATATCTCGACCGGATCCTGCCGGGCATCGACGGCGAAATCGCCAAACTGGCACAGCGCGCCCTGTCCAAACGGGGGCTGAAGTTCCAGCTGGGCCGCGCGCTGAAGTTCATCGACCGCAGCGACGAGGGCCTGACCCTGACGCTGGACCGCGTCGGCAAAGACAAAGAAGAACAGCTGGTCGCCGATAAGGTGCTGATCGCCATCGGGCGCCGCCCGGTGATCCGAGGTCTGGGGCTGGAGGCGCTGGGTGTTTCCGTCAATGCGCGCGGCTTTGTCGAGGTGGATGAACGTTTCTCCACATCTGTCGAAGGCATTTACGCGATTGGTGATTGTGTGCCCGGCCCGATGCTGGCGCATAAGGCCGAGGAGGACGGCGTGGCCTGTGTCGAGATGCTTGCCGGTCAGGCGGGACATGTGGATTACAACACCGTTCCCGGCATCGTCTATACGGATCCCGAGGTGGCATCGGTAGGCAAGACCGAAGAGGCGCTGAAAGACGCGGGAACGGATTACATCGTCGGCAAGTTCACCTTCATGGCCAATTCCCGCGCCCGTGCGCAGGGCGAAACTGACGGCGCGGTCAAAGTTCTGGCAACGCCCGAGGGCCAGATCCTGGGTGCCCATATCTGCGGCGCACATGGCGGTGATCTGATCGCCGAACTGGTGCTGGCGATGACCAAAGGCGCCACCGTTGGTGAAGTAGCCGCCACCTGCCACGCGCATCCGGCGATGGCCGAAGCGGTGAAGGAAGCCTGCCTTGATGCCATGGGTCGGGCCATTCACGCCTGA
- a CDS encoding helix-turn-helix domain-containing protein: MEPINPEDGTPVAEVAEAPDGNALGKMIRDSRKEKGLTLEEAAKAANIGRSTLSKIENNQTRPSFEIIRRLMQTLDLQTPQLFVQSAKSDISGRRDYTRKGKGEHQETETYDHELLCTELTSKRMLPYFSRIKARDVSEFETWIRHSGEEFMLVISGELILYTEHYRPLPMKAGDTVYYDSGMGHCCVSTSEDDAHVLWVSLD; this comes from the coding sequence ATGGAACCCATCAATCCGGAAGACGGCACCCCCGTGGCAGAGGTGGCCGAGGCCCCGGACGGCAATGCCCTGGGGAAAATGATTCGAGATTCACGTAAGGAAAAAGGCCTGACTCTGGAGGAGGCAGCCAAGGCTGCCAATATCGGCCGCTCCACCCTGTCGAAGATCGAGAACAATCAAACCCGCCCCAGTTTCGAGATCATCCGCCGCCTGATGCAGACGCTGGATCTGCAGACGCCGCAGCTCTTTGTGCAATCCGCCAAGAGCGATATCTCCGGTCGGCGCGACTACACCCGCAAGGGCAAAGGCGAGCATCAGGAAACCGAGACCTACGACCATGAGCTGCTCTGTACCGAGCTGACCAGCAAACGGATGCTGCCCTATTTCAGCCGGATCAAGGCGCGGGATGTGTCGGAGTTCGAAACCTGGATCCGCCACAGCGGCGAGGAATTCATGTTGGTGATCAGCGGGGAGCTGATCCTTTATACCGAACATTATCGCCCGCTGCCGATGAAGGCCGGCGATACGGTCTATTATGACAGCGGCATGGGCCACTGCTGTGTCTCGACCAGCGAAGACGATGCGCATGTCTTGTGGGTCTCGCTGGACTGA